A region from the Longimicrobium sp. genome encodes:
- a CDS encoding HlyD family efflux transporter periplasmic adaptor subunit encodes MPRNDGTSALALLGTGHWNLGTFMAAAAEKADKNVIPLRLPHIGDEGQPGARFVKRAVGLTLSTLFGLVAAGLLVASLVSMDVTVKSTGVLEPVKIYPVRAMESGPVREVLVQTGDTVAAGQVLARLDTLQLAASLAQLEAQYRSTDIDRRRSASADPLERRRLSQRGEQSAARLSTARATLRQRMVEYDLGTNLDSLLQFYRPGSHVALDQAVGEVRAAEAEMRLSGSEAALQDLTSFDRAKLGAQMDQLSAQIAAARERMGRLVLTSPIDGVVLTERIERLPGAFVREGDQILEVANLHDWRVQLTVSERDVHKIEVGDSVKVEVQAFNQAEREMLGGRVVYVSPEPASAQGQGGSGGAAAAQAAPAAGPGTYRVIAALNEAEIERMGLEKFRRGYSVRGHIITRSGRILTLLWNYLTEKLES; translated from the coding sequence GTGCCCAGGAACGACGGCACCTCCGCGCTGGCTCTCCTGGGCACTGGGCACTGGAACCTGGGCACTTTCATGGCTGCCGCCGCCGAGAAGGCCGACAAGAACGTCATCCCGCTGCGCCTCCCCCACATCGGGGACGAGGGGCAGCCGGGCGCCCGCTTCGTCAAGCGCGCCGTGGGGCTCACCCTGTCCACCCTGTTCGGGCTGGTCGCGGCGGGGCTCCTGGTGGCGTCGCTGGTGAGCATGGACGTGACCGTGAAGTCCACCGGCGTGCTGGAGCCGGTGAAGATCTACCCCGTGCGCGCCATGGAGTCGGGGCCGGTGCGCGAGGTGCTGGTGCAGACCGGCGACACCGTGGCGGCGGGGCAGGTGCTGGCGCGGCTCGACACGCTGCAGCTGGCCGCCTCGCTGGCGCAGCTCGAGGCGCAGTACCGCTCCACCGACATCGACCGGCGCCGCTCGGCCAGCGCCGACCCGCTGGAGCGGCGCCGGCTCTCGCAGCGCGGCGAGCAGTCGGCGGCCCGGCTCTCCACCGCGCGGGCCACGCTCAGGCAGCGGATGGTGGAGTACGACCTGGGCACCAACCTCGACTCGCTCCTGCAGTTCTACCGCCCCGGGAGCCACGTGGCCCTGGACCAGGCGGTGGGCGAGGTGCGCGCCGCCGAGGCCGAGATGCGCCTCTCCGGCTCCGAGGCCGCCCTGCAGGACCTCACCAGCTTCGACCGGGCCAAGCTGGGCGCGCAGATGGACCAGCTCTCCGCGCAGATCGCCGCGGCGCGCGAGCGGATGGGGCGCCTGGTGCTCACCTCGCCGATCGACGGGGTGGTGCTCACCGAGCGCATCGAGCGGCTCCCGGGCGCGTTCGTGCGCGAGGGCGACCAGATCCTGGAGGTGGCCAACCTGCACGACTGGCGGGTGCAGCTCACCGTCAGCGAGCGCGACGTGCACAAGATCGAGGTGGGCGACTCGGTGAAGGTGGAGGTCCAGGCCTTCAACCAGGCCGAGCGCGAGATGCTGGGCGGCCGGGTGGTGTACGTCTCGCCCGAGCCGGCGAGCGCGCAGGGGCAGGGCGGCTCGGGGGGCGCGGCCGCGGCCCAGGCGGCGCCCGCGGCGGGGCCGGGGACGTACCGGGTGATCGCCGCGCTCAACGAGGCCGAGATCGAGCGGATGGGGCTGGAGAAGTTCCGCCGCGGCTACTCGGTGCGCGGCCACATCATCACCAGGAGCGGGCGCATCCTCACGCTGCTTTG
- a CDS encoding peptidase domain-containing ABC transporter gives MPPTQPADIPPLREAFQQFLRLLRVIRPYWTPLLKGMALGLVLGVFGMVTPYLSKLLIDEVYPSRNLTLMHVLVLGILSVSIAQAVMGAIRGYFTTFTTSHLANATSLLFFNHLQHLKVRFFDEHRVGEIMSRFGDVRNSLNSVSRVFETLFVNGVYLFIVPPFLFLLQWKLAIVALITIPLTVALTTLSARVLRRFWKKSAEAYADLGAYQVEVLSHIRTLKAMAMEHHIYSRVSGQIQNALQVQLKAGGYGQVFGTLNAVIRSGGTALFTWYGWTLIIGGEMSLGDYIAFTAYMGYLYNPLQSITGLFSDFQQTAVNLGRMFEYLDSPVEQDPAISYAPPAPIAHPIEGDIRLRDVCFGYSAEKRVLHDVNLHFPRGAITAVVGPSGAGKSSLLRLVTRMEEPDSGQVFVDGMPVTAMPLADLRRQVSVVWQEFSLMQGTIWENLTLGAPEPSLARVEDAVRLCRLDSLVRDLPEGYQTSVAEWGATLSGGQRQRMAIARALIRDAPVLLLDEATSNIDMQTETEILRDLFTRLENKTVLFVTHRVQTAALADQICVIEAGRVVGVGTHAELMKDNEVYRQLQGGVVVDDSRRPLRAIPQN, from the coding sequence ATGCCCCCCACTCAGCCGGCGGACATCCCGCCGCTCAGAGAGGCCTTCCAGCAGTTCCTGCGGCTGCTGCGGGTGATCCGCCCGTACTGGACGCCGCTGCTCAAGGGGATGGCCCTGGGGCTGGTGCTGGGCGTCTTCGGGATGGTGACCCCCTACCTCTCCAAGCTGCTGATCGACGAGGTGTACCCCTCGCGCAACCTCACGCTGATGCACGTGCTGGTGCTGGGGATCCTGTCGGTCTCCATCGCGCAGGCCGTCATGGGGGCCATCCGCGGCTATTTCACCACCTTCACCACCAGCCACCTGGCCAACGCCACCAGCCTCCTCTTCTTCAACCACCTGCAGCACCTGAAGGTGCGCTTCTTCGACGAGCACCGGGTGGGCGAGATCATGAGCCGCTTCGGCGACGTGAGGAACTCGCTGAACAGCGTCTCGCGCGTCTTCGAGACCCTCTTCGTCAACGGCGTCTACCTGTTCATCGTGCCGCCCTTCCTCTTCCTGCTGCAGTGGAAGCTGGCGATCGTGGCGCTCATCACCATCCCGCTCACGGTGGCGCTCACCACGCTGTCGGCGCGGGTGCTCAGGCGCTTCTGGAAGAAGAGCGCCGAGGCCTACGCCGACCTGGGCGCCTACCAGGTGGAGGTGCTCTCGCACATCCGCACGCTCAAGGCGATGGCGATGGAGCACCACATCTACAGCCGGGTGAGCGGGCAGATCCAGAACGCGCTGCAGGTGCAGCTCAAGGCGGGCGGCTACGGCCAGGTGTTCGGCACCCTGAACGCCGTCATCCGCTCGGGGGGCACGGCGCTCTTCACCTGGTACGGGTGGACGCTCATCATCGGCGGCGAGATGAGCCTGGGCGACTACATCGCCTTCACCGCCTACATGGGGTACCTGTACAACCCGCTGCAGTCGATCACCGGGCTCTTCTCCGACTTCCAGCAGACGGCGGTGAACCTGGGGCGCATGTTCGAGTACCTGGACAGCCCCGTCGAGCAGGACCCCGCCATCTCCTACGCGCCCCCCGCCCCGATCGCGCACCCGATCGAGGGCGACATCCGGCTGAGGGACGTCTGCTTCGGCTACTCGGCCGAGAAGCGGGTGCTGCACGACGTGAACCTGCACTTCCCCCGGGGCGCCATCACCGCGGTGGTGGGCCCGAGCGGCGCCGGGAAGAGCAGCCTGCTGAGGCTGGTGACGCGCATGGAGGAGCCCGACTCGGGGCAGGTGTTCGTGGACGGGATGCCGGTCACCGCCATGCCGCTGGCCGACCTGCGCCGCCAGGTGTCGGTGGTGTGGCAGGAGTTCAGCCTGATGCAGGGCACCATCTGGGAGAACCTGACGCTGGGCGCTCCCGAGCCCTCGCTGGCGCGGGTGGAGGACGCGGTGCGGCTCTGCCGGCTCGACTCGCTGGTCCGCGACCTCCCCGAGGGGTACCAGACCAGCGTGGCCGAGTGGGGCGCCACCCTCTCGGGCGGGCAGCGCCAGCGGATGGCCATCGCCCGGGCGCTGATCCGCGACGCGCCGGTGCTCCTGCTGGACGAGGCCACCTCCAACATCGACATGCAGACCGAGACGGAGATCCTGCGCGACCTGTTCACGCGGCTGGAGAACAAGACGGTGCTCTTCGTGACCCACCGCGTGCAGACCGCCGCGCTGGCCGACCAGATCTGCGTGATCGAGGCGGGCCGCGTGGTGGGCGTGGGCACCCACGCCGAGCTGATGAAGGACAACGAGGTCTACCGCCAGCTGCAGGGCGGCGTCGTCGTCGACGACAGCCGCCGCCCCTTGCGCGCGATCCCGCAGAACTGA
- a CDS encoding pinensin family lanthipeptide — protein sequence MRKLRLKLDALRVESFETAAAAPREAGTVHGHARPTRQQQTCDLTCEGDGCPLSGYGSCQPDTCEECTASPTVCPTGVPICCIA from the coding sequence ATGCGCAAGCTGAGGCTGAAGCTGGACGCGCTGCGGGTGGAGAGCTTCGAGACCGCCGCCGCGGCGCCGCGGGAGGCCGGGACCGTGCACGGGCACGCCCGCCCCACGCGGCAGCAGCAGACCTGCGACCTCACCTGCGAGGGCGACGGCTGCCCGCTCAGCGGCTACGGCTCGTGCCAGCCCGACACCTGCGAGGAGTGCACGGCCTCGCCGACCGTCTGCCCCACCGGCGTCCCGATCTGCTGCATCGCCTGA
- a CDS encoding pinensin family lanthipeptide yields the protein MKMKLNLEELQVESFETVAGEPERGTVRGYITGTLGCNCTEDTCASCEGTCDTCFNTCPDTCANTCPATCRNTCPATCNTCDGQASCVDTCWESCDFTECAWDCTFYPCTRMYCM from the coding sequence ATGAAGATGAAGCTGAACCTCGAGGAGCTCCAGGTGGAGTCGTTCGAGACGGTGGCGGGCGAGCCGGAGCGCGGCACGGTCCGCGGCTACATCACCGGCACGCTCGGGTGCAACTGCACGGAAGACACCTGCGCCTCGTGCGAGGGGACCTGCGACACGTGCTTCAACACGTGCCCGGACACCTGCGCCAACACCTGTCCGGCCACCTGCCGGAACACGTGTCCGGCCACCTGCAACACCTGCGACGGCCAGGCGTCGTGCGTCGACACCTGCTGGGAGAGCTGCGATTTCACCGAGTGTGCCTGGGACTGCACCTTCTACCCCTGCACCCGGATGTACTGCATGTGA
- a CDS encoding pinensin family lanthipeptide: MKMKLNLDELQVESFETVSGEQERGTVHGHITGTRCYDCTYNGEYTCDTCEQSCDSCVDSCVYTCAATCPATCQNTCPATCQTCAGQYTCDDTCGGSCYYTDCGYDCSYPIKLCGPYYPQPY; encoded by the coding sequence ATGAAGATGAAGCTGAACCTGGACGAGCTCCAGGTCGAGTCGTTCGAGACCGTTTCCGGCGAGCAGGAGCGCGGCACCGTCCACGGCCACATCACCGGCACGCGCTGCTACGACTGCACCTACAACGGCGAGTACACCTGCGACACGTGCGAGCAGAGCTGCGACTCGTGCGTGGACTCGTGCGTCTACACCTGCGCCGCCACCTGTCCGGCCACCTGCCAGAACACCTGTCCGGCCACCTGCCAGACGTGCGCGGGCCAGTACACCTGCGACGACACCTGCGGCGGGAGCTGCTACTACACCGACTGCGGGTACGACTGCTCGTACCCGATCAAGCTGTGCGGCCCGTACTACCCGCAGCCGTACTGA
- a CDS encoding alkaline phosphatase family protein produces the protein MRKRWKLLAALLLVLALGAGAAVLALTGNPPEEVAELVAEGGEKLLADPLPPARGAPRVLVFALDGVGADELEAVVRGGRAPHIAGLLGPPTGEPGVYRHAYAVPGVLSILPSTTYAAWTSLFTGEPPARTGVPGNEWFAREEDRFYAPAPVSASGFGDAMRVYSDQLMGAVTHAPTLYERAGVRSYVSLAALQRGASLVTVPDPGALGEVLAGAARGAAEGAAERELYAELDESAVESLLETIARRGPADLQVVYFPGVDLWTHVAPRPLSDERAYVEEVVDRAVGRVLAAYRRKGALEGTYVLFVADHGHTPVPYDDAHSLGTDGGDEPAEVLRRAGFRVRPFELEVEGGDHQAVLAYQGAIAYVYLADRSTCPRPGDRCDWRRPPRLVEDVLPVARAFDAAGRTGAGVPALRGALDLVFAREPRPPGAEALPFQVWDGRRLVPVGEYLAAHPRPDLLRLEERLRGLAAGPWGHHAGDVLLLARAGMELPLERRYYFSPAQHSWHGSPSDQDSRIPLVVARPGGDGRQLRGVVRRAVGEHPSQLDVVRLVLALLGKETTETDRR, from the coding sequence ATGCGGAAACGGTGGAAGCTGCTGGCGGCGCTGCTGCTGGTCCTGGCGCTGGGGGCCGGCGCGGCGGTGCTGGCGCTCACGGGGAACCCGCCCGAGGAGGTGGCCGAGCTGGTGGCCGAGGGGGGCGAGAAGCTCCTGGCCGACCCGCTCCCCCCGGCGCGCGGGGCGCCCCGGGTGCTGGTGTTCGCGCTGGACGGCGTGGGCGCCGACGAGCTCGAGGCGGTGGTCCGCGGCGGGCGGGCGCCCCACATCGCCGGGCTCCTGGGCCCGCCCACCGGCGAGCCCGGCGTCTACCGCCACGCCTACGCCGTCCCGGGCGTGCTCAGCATCCTCCCCTCCACCACCTACGCGGCGTGGACCTCGCTCTTCACCGGCGAGCCGCCCGCGCGCACGGGGGTGCCGGGGAACGAGTGGTTCGCGCGCGAGGAGGACCGCTTCTACGCCCCCGCGCCCGTGTCGGCCTCGGGGTTCGGCGACGCCATGCGCGTCTACAGCGACCAGCTCATGGGCGCGGTGACGCACGCGCCCACGCTGTACGAGCGCGCCGGCGTGCGCAGCTACGTGTCGCTGGCGGCGCTGCAGCGCGGCGCCTCGCTGGTGACGGTGCCGGACCCCGGCGCGCTGGGCGAGGTGCTCGCCGGGGCGGCCCGGGGCGCCGCCGAGGGCGCGGCGGAGCGGGAGCTGTACGCGGAGCTCGACGAGAGCGCCGTCGAGAGCCTGCTGGAGACGATCGCGCGGCGCGGCCCGGCGGACCTGCAGGTGGTCTACTTCCCCGGGGTGGACCTGTGGACGCACGTGGCGCCCCGGCCGCTCTCCGACGAGCGGGCGTACGTGGAGGAGGTGGTGGACCGCGCGGTGGGCCGGGTGCTCGCGGCGTACCGGCGCAAGGGGGCGCTGGAGGGCACCTACGTGCTCTTCGTGGCCGACCACGGGCACACCCCGGTGCCGTACGACGACGCCCACTCGCTGGGCACCGACGGCGGCGACGAGCCGGCGGAGGTGCTCCGGCGGGCCGGCTTCCGCGTGCGCCCGTTCGAGCTGGAGGTGGAGGGCGGCGACCACCAGGCGGTGCTGGCGTACCAGGGCGCCATCGCCTACGTGTACCTGGCCGACCGCTCCACCTGCCCGCGCCCGGGGGACCGCTGCGACTGGCGCCGCCCGCCGCGGCTCGTCGAGGACGTGCTGCCGGTGGCGCGCGCCTTCGACGCGGCGGGCCGCACCGGGGCGGGGGTGCCCGCGCTGCGCGGCGCGCTGGACCTGGTGTTCGCGCGGGAGCCGCGCCCGCCGGGGGCCGAGGCGCTGCCGTTCCAGGTGTGGGACGGGCGGCGGCTGGTGCCGGTGGGCGAGTACCTGGCCGCGCACCCCCGCCCCGACCTGCTGCGGCTGGAGGAGCGGCTGCGCGGGCTGGCGGCGGGCCCCTGGGGCCACCACGCTGGCGACGTGCTGCTGCTGGCCCGGGCGGGGATGGAGCTGCCGCTGGAGCGGCGCTACTACTTCTCCCCCGCCCAGCACTCCTGGCACGGCAGCCCCAGCGACCAGGACAGCCGCATCCCCCTGGTGGTGGCCCGCCCCGGCGGCGACGGCCGCCAGCTGCGGGGCGTCGTCCGCCGCGCCGTGGGCGAGCACCCCTCGCAGCTTGACGTGGTCCGCCTGGTGCTGGCGCTGCTGGGGAAGGAGACGACAGAGACGGATCGCAGGTAA
- a CDS encoding serine hydrolase domain-containing protein → MGPKRHHDPRTVLIAAAAALISFSGALFGSAAPEVAAPAAQATVRALSPVHVSLRRAASVEREASARTALAPGPLETAEAAVRAQVAAGAFPGAALAIGREDNSVVEKGIGRLAWGRGMPAVDPARTVYDLASLTKVVATTTAVMLLYEDGKIDLDAPVSKYLPEFGGGGQRGEVTVRHLLTHTSGLPAGAEAWGARDAALERVVRTPLVRAPGEAVEYSDVGFIVLWEAAGRAAREPLFRLLDRRVYGPLKMRSTTYVPGRNCVTCAPTWVDGGAAVRGVVHDPTARKLGGIAGNAGLFSTAHDLGRFAAMLAHGGELDGVRVLKEETIARFTRPQPGAGKRALGWDTPGPVGAGGAGLRISKRAFGHTGFTGTSLWIDPERGTWTVLLANRTYEPQAPNRIMSLRRKVNDQVATAADVIDDSLAALAD, encoded by the coding sequence ATGGGACCGAAGCGACACCACGATCCCAGGACGGTGCTGATCGCCGCGGCGGCCGCGCTGATCTCCTTCTCCGGCGCGCTCTTCGGGAGCGCGGCGCCGGAGGTGGCCGCGCCCGCGGCGCAGGCGACGGTGCGGGCCCTGTCGCCCGTGCACGTGTCGCTGCGCCGGGCGGCGTCGGTGGAGCGCGAGGCGTCGGCCCGCACCGCGCTGGCCCCGGGGCCGCTGGAGACGGCCGAGGCGGCGGTGCGCGCGCAGGTGGCCGCGGGCGCCTTCCCCGGCGCGGCGCTCGCCATCGGGCGCGAGGACAACAGCGTGGTGGAGAAGGGGATCGGCAGGCTGGCGTGGGGGCGCGGGATGCCGGCGGTGGACCCCGCGCGCACCGTCTACGACCTGGCCTCGCTCACCAAGGTGGTGGCCACCACCACGGCGGTGATGCTGCTGTACGAGGACGGGAAGATCGACCTGGACGCGCCGGTGTCGAAGTACCTCCCCGAGTTCGGCGGCGGCGGGCAGCGGGGCGAGGTGACCGTCCGCCACCTGCTCACGCACACCTCCGGGCTCCCCGCGGGCGCCGAGGCGTGGGGCGCGCGCGACGCGGCGCTCGAGCGCGTGGTCCGCACCCCGCTGGTGCGCGCGCCGGGCGAGGCGGTGGAGTACTCGGACGTGGGCTTCATCGTGCTGTGGGAGGCGGCCGGGCGCGCCGCGCGCGAGCCGCTCTTCCGGCTGCTGGACCGGCGCGTATACGGCCCGCTCAAGATGCGCTCCACCACCTACGTCCCGGGGCGGAACTGCGTCACCTGCGCGCCCACCTGGGTGGACGGCGGCGCGGCGGTGCGCGGCGTGGTGCACGACCCCACCGCCCGCAAGCTGGGCGGGATCGCCGGCAACGCCGGGCTCTTCTCCACCGCCCACGACCTGGGCCGCTTCGCCGCCATGCTGGCCCACGGCGGAGAGCTGGACGGGGTGCGGGTGCTGAAGGAGGAGACGATCGCCCGGTTCACCCGTCCCCAGCCGGGCGCCGGCAAGCGCGCGCTGGGGTGGGACACGCCGGGCCCGGTCGGCGCGGGCGGGGCGGGACTCAGGATCTCGAAGCGCGCCTTCGGGCACACCGGCTTCACCGGCACCTCGCTGTGGATCGACCCCGAGCGGGGGACCTGGACGGTGCTCCTGGCCAACCGCACCTACGAGCCGCAGGCGCCCAACCGCATCATGTCGCTGCGCCGCAAGGTCAACGACCAGGTGGCCACCGCCGCCGACGTGATCGACGACTCGCTGGCCGCGCTCGCCGACTGA
- a CDS encoding acetoacetate decarboxylase family protein, with protein MAIPRRIKRLAGRHALVDGIPFQLPVASKASPALMAAFPIDAEKAQALIPGNEIQVLRWGRRAFLLVTVIDYRHTNIGKYVEYSVGIACTHGRRRVPLPLAMLLAKTFGTGQYVYDLPVSSLVSVKGGKGIWGMPKHQANLDFVVGDEWVSSRYDLDGKMVMKVEVKRKKAWLPLKAGAVNWCSFRGLLMKSSIYFAGKLGFSLLKKDDARITLGDHPRAGALRGLDIGAPLFSGFFPETHGVLDDHFECWFESFETPPAAAPEGMESVLWLPRSEDWLPPPGAPEADRQQHEQERIFVGFTQVVSRAQAESAAVAAGEAEGGS; from the coding sequence ATGGCCATACCCCGCCGGATCAAGCGCCTGGCCGGCCGCCACGCGCTGGTCGACGGCATCCCGTTCCAGCTTCCCGTGGCGTCGAAGGCGAGCCCGGCGCTCATGGCCGCGTTCCCGATCGACGCCGAGAAGGCGCAGGCGCTCATCCCCGGCAACGAGATCCAGGTGCTCCGCTGGGGCCGGCGGGCGTTCCTGCTGGTGACCGTGATCGACTACCGCCACACCAACATCGGCAAGTACGTCGAGTACAGCGTGGGGATCGCCTGCACGCACGGCCGCCGCCGCGTCCCCCTCCCGCTGGCCATGCTCCTAGCCAAGACCTTCGGCACCGGGCAGTACGTCTACGACCTCCCCGTCTCCTCCCTGGTCTCCGTCAAGGGCGGCAAGGGGATCTGGGGGATGCCCAAGCACCAGGCCAACCTGGACTTCGTGGTCGGCGACGAGTGGGTGAGCTCGCGCTACGACCTGGACGGGAAGATGGTGATGAAGGTGGAGGTCAAGCGGAAGAAGGCGTGGCTCCCGCTGAAGGCCGGCGCCGTCAACTGGTGCAGCTTCCGCGGGCTGCTGATGAAGTCCTCCATCTACTTCGCCGGCAAGCTGGGCTTCTCGCTGCTCAAGAAGGACGACGCGCGCATCACCCTGGGCGACCATCCCCGCGCCGGGGCGCTGCGCGGGCTCGACATCGGCGCGCCGCTCTTCTCGGGCTTCTTCCCCGAGACGCACGGCGTGCTGGACGACCACTTCGAGTGCTGGTTCGAGAGCTTCGAGACGCCGCCCGCCGCCGCGCCGGAGGGGATGGAGAGCGTGCTCTGGCTCCCCCGCAGCGAGGACTGGCTCCCGCCCCCCGGCGCGCCCGAGGCCGACCGGCAGCAGCACGAGCAGGAGCGCATCTTCGTCGGCTTCACGCAGGTGGTCTCGCGGGCGCAGGCCGAGTCGGCCGCCGTCGCGGCGGGCGAGGCGGAGGGTGGCTCGTGA
- a CDS encoding patatin-like phospholipase family protein produces MSADRIPVPALVGEAAPHVPWGAPPEGYAGPRRSLILSGGGIRVCYQAGVVRALAEEGLVFGHMDATSGGAMNLAMLLSGVSPAEMCERWATLKMMDTVSLLPLEDYLRQSTAVAMGGSDALRRRAFPHLGIDPARVRAARGLTGTFNVLDYARKTVEVVEHTALDTDWLVASMSLPGLLPPVRIGGRLYLDTAFTQDANPLEAVRRGADELWLVWCLGDTDRYLGGPLHLYVQMLEMAANGALVKDFAAIAELNGRVSSGEAVAGRTRPAVLHLIRPEHPLPLDSDLYLGRVTPARLVEQGYADARRYLSRRTEAGLPFAPETLMQTTAPPTGPGITFDEVMKGPFALGAADPDAGRQQGKTDGHELALHATVSVDDVERFLADPEHTGSLMGSVDFTPWGNGLPGTGPGIFNLFSPGGDPKTKYMVYELPFSHAGEPYYLAGKKVVRDDPGFDLWKDTTTLYTVLHKGADKTGPVVGAGVLTLGVADFAKVIGAIRVTGADGAGEKAATLAKFGRFFAGELWDSYVKVAL; encoded by the coding sequence GTGAGCGCGGACCGCATCCCCGTCCCCGCGCTGGTGGGCGAGGCCGCCCCGCACGTCCCCTGGGGCGCGCCGCCCGAGGGGTACGCCGGGCCCCGCCGCTCGCTCATCCTCTCCGGCGGCGGCATCCGCGTCTGCTACCAGGCGGGCGTGGTGCGCGCGCTGGCCGAGGAGGGGCTGGTCTTCGGCCACATGGACGCCACCAGCGGCGGCGCCATGAACCTGGCGATGCTGCTGTCCGGCGTGAGCCCCGCGGAGATGTGCGAGCGCTGGGCGACGCTCAAGATGATGGACACGGTGTCGCTGCTGCCGCTGGAGGACTACCTGCGCCAGAGCACCGCCGTGGCGATGGGCGGCTCCGACGCGCTGCGGCGCCGCGCCTTCCCGCACCTGGGGATCGACCCGGCCCGCGTGCGCGCCGCGCGGGGGCTCACGGGCACCTTCAACGTGCTCGACTACGCGCGCAAGACCGTGGAGGTGGTGGAGCACACGGCGCTCGACACCGACTGGCTGGTCGCCTCGATGTCGCTCCCCGGGCTGCTGCCGCCGGTGCGGATCGGCGGGCGGCTCTACCTGGACACCGCGTTCACCCAGGACGCCAACCCGCTGGAGGCCGTCCGCCGCGGCGCCGACGAGCTGTGGCTGGTGTGGTGCCTGGGCGACACCGACCGGTACCTGGGCGGGCCGCTCCACCTGTACGTGCAGATGCTGGAGATGGCGGCCAACGGCGCGCTGGTGAAGGACTTCGCGGCGATCGCCGAGCTGAACGGGCGCGTCTCCTCCGGCGAAGCCGTCGCCGGGCGGACGCGGCCGGCCGTGCTGCACCTGATCCGCCCCGAGCACCCGCTCCCGCTGGACTCCGACCTGTACCTGGGCCGCGTCACCCCCGCCCGGCTGGTGGAGCAGGGCTACGCCGACGCCCGCCGCTACCTGTCCCGGCGCACCGAGGCCGGGCTCCCCTTCGCTCCGGAGACGCTCATGCAGACCACCGCCCCCCCCACGGGTCCGGGGATCACCTTCGACGAGGTGATGAAGGGCCCCTTCGCGCTGGGCGCCGCCGACCCCGACGCCGGGCGCCAGCAGGGGAAGACCGACGGCCACGAGCTGGCGCTGCACGCCACCGTGAGCGTGGACGACGTGGAGCGCTTCCTGGCCGACCCCGAGCACACCGGCTCGCTCATGGGCTCGGTCGACTTCACCCCCTGGGGGAACGGGCTCCCCGGCACGGGTCCCGGCATCTTCAACCTCTTCTCGCCGGGCGGCGACCCGAAGACCAAGTACATGGTCTACGAGCTCCCCTTCTCGCACGCCGGCGAGCCGTACTACCTGGCGGGGAAGAAGGTCGTGCGCGACGACCCCGGCTTCGACCTGTGGAAGGACACCACCACCCTCTACACCGTGCTCCACAAGGGGGCGGACAAGACGGGCCCGGTGGTGGGCGCCGGCGTGCTGACGCTGGGCGTGGCCGACTTCGCCAAGGTGATCGGGGCGATCCGGGTGACCGGGGCCGACGGCGCGGGCGAGAAGGCGGCCACGCTGGCGAAGTTCGGCCGCTTCTTCGCCGGCGAGCTGTGGGACAGCTACGTGAAGGTGGCGCTGTGA